CCATAGTTTAAGTGGGGCGTTATATTGTTCAGCAACCTCTTCCTTCTCTGCTCGCAAGACAATGTCTTGGGCAATCAGGGGGCTTAATCCACTGAAAGAATCAACAATCCAGGAGATGGGTTCTTGTTCACCCTCTGTGTAAGCTGTAATGAAAGAATCTTTATCGATCTCTAGCGGATTTAGCTTGTTCTGCTTAGGGGGTTCTGTATAAGCTACACCCGGCATCACGATGCGGTAACTGCTGATGGCTGGCGTCACATGGTGAATACCATCTAATATGTTACCCGTAATGGAATCCATCAGAATAATGTTACTATGACGTCCCATAAGTTCAATGATAATTTTTTTCAAAGATACATCACCGAGCTCGTCACGCTGACGAATGGTTATATGAATAATTCGTTCCATACCCACCTGCTCAATTTCTTCAATAGTACCACTTTCACAGTGCTTCCGCATAAGCATGCAGAACATGGGAGCTACCTGAGGATTAAGAAAGCTTCTCTCTGTTAGCTGAACACGAGGATAGGTTGGATTGACGGAGAGGAGTAGCTTAGCATTTCCTTCCCTTGACCGTATGTTGAAGAGAATATCGTGATTATTCGGTTGATATATTTTATTGATTCGGGCGCCTTTGTATGGCTGAAGTTGTTGCACAATAGCCCTCGTTACTATACCGTCTAATGCCATGTTACATATCTCCCATCGATTATGTTTGAGTACAAATCTAATTACATTATGTCATTTACATGTTATTAAATCCCGTTAATTATAGGATTTCGTGATAAGCTGTGTAGCCTTGTATCCTCTATGATGCCATAGTTCGGTCAAAAACTTAAGAGGTGTCTCTGTGATATTTTAACACCTGTCCGAATATGAATACGATATACAAGGTGGAAAAGCTGTTATGTCGCCGAAACTGCGAAAGAGACCGGGAGGGAACGGGAAGCATGGAATTAAAAAAATGGCATCAGATGCGTGCGGAAGAATTGCAGGATATGTTAGGTGTTCAACCGCAACAGGGCCTTACAGAAGAAGATGTGGAACGAGTCAGAAAGAAGAATGGATGGAATGAATTAACCGAAGCTAAACGGATATCGCCCATTATCCTGTTCTTGAATCAATTTAAAGATTTCATGGTATTGGTATTAATGGGGGCGACTCTTCTATCGGGAATGCTAGGTGAGTATTTGGATGCCATCACGATCATTGCCATTATTCTCTTAAATGGAATTCTAGGATTTGTCCAGGAGTTCCGAGCAGAACGTTCATTGCTTGCCCTTAAGCAATTGTCGGCTCCTAGCGCAAAAGTTATTCGTGGGGGGAAACTAGATGTGATCTCCACGAAGCTACTTGTTCCTGGAGATATCATTGTGGTCGAGAGTGGGGACCGTATTCCGGCAGATGTCCGCTGGCTTGAGACAAATAGTTGTAGTGTTGAAGAGTCTGCGCTGACAGGTGAATCATTGCCAGTGTCGAAACATAGCCAAGCCATCGATGAAGATGAAGTACCATTAGGAGATCAGAAGAATATTGGTTTCATGGGTACGATGATGACCAGAGGAACGGCAAAAGGAATTGTTGTTCGAACGGGTATGGAGACCGAGATGGGTAAGATTGCTGATCTTATACAGAATACGGAATCACAGGACACACCTCTACAACATCGCCTTGAGCAACTTGGTAAAATTCTGATTATTGTATCCTTAGCATTAACTGTTCTGGTCGTTGTTGCAGGTATTATGAATGGACAGCCTGCCGTAGGGATGTTACTTGCTGGTGTTAGCTTGGCCGTGGCTGCGATTCCAGAAGGGCTTCCGGCAATCGTAACTGTAGCCTTAGCACTGGGTGTACAAAGAATGATTAAGCGTAAAGCTATCGTTCGTAAGTTGCCATCTGTGGAGACATTAGGTTGTGCATCTGTTATTTGCTCAGATAAGACAGGAACATTAACACAGAACAAAATGACAGTCACCCATGTTTGGGTGGGTGGTCGAGACCTTGAAGTTACAGGAGATGGATATGCTCCTCTAGGACAAATTCTAGAGAACAAGTGTCCAGTTGAGCTCAAGAATGATCAAGGACTGCGTCGATTATTACAGATTGGGACACTTTGTAACAATGCAGAAATTGTGGAGACCGTTTCAGATGAAACGGGTGGAAAAAGGAAAGGAAAAGAGGAAGAAGAGACTGATTCTAGCTGGGATTTAAAAGGAGATCCCACAGAGGGTGCACTTGTAGCCCTTTCCTCCAAAATGGGAATGTCTCCATCCTCACTCAATGGTCTATATAAACGTGAAGAAGAATTTCCTTTCGACTCAGAACGTAAGCTAATGTCTGTTGTTGTATGCCATCAAGGTGGAAGACTTCTATGTACCAAAGGAGCGCCTGATGTATTACTTCGTAAGTGTTCATATATATTGTGGGAGGGGAAAGTTGTCCCTTGCACAGGCACGTTACGACAGAAGGTACTAGATGCTAATGAAGAGATGGCCTCCAAGGCGCTTCGCGTTCTGGGTACGGCCTACCGCGATTTACGTCCACAGGAAAGAGTGGGAAGCGAGGGTGAGGCAGAGTCACAGCTAATCTTTGTGGGACTCACCGGGATGATTGATCCACCACGTAGGGAAGTTCGTGACGCTATTGCTACATGTCGCCGTGCAGGCATTAAGACTGTTATGATCACTGGGGATCATGGCACTACAGCTGAAGCAATTGCACATCAGCTTGGTATTATACCTCGTGGGGGACTTTCCATGAGTGGGCAGGAACTATCTGGATTAAGTGATGAACAATTGGATGCTCAAGTAGATCATATCTATGTGTATGCGAGGGTATCACCTGAGCATAAGTTACGCATAGTGAAATCGTTGCAGCGCAAGGGACATGTGGTGGCTATGACGGGGGATGGTGTAAATGATGCCCCTGCTATCAAGGCGTCTGATATCGGTATTGCTATGGGGATCACGGGAACAGATGTGACCAAGGAGGCTTCATCTCTTATCCTAAGTGATGATAATTTCTCCACTATCGTATCCGCGATTGAAGAAGGGCGAAATATTTACGAGAATATCCGTAAATTTATTCGTTACCTACTGGCCTCGAATGTGGGGGAGATCCTGACGATGTTATTCGCTATGATGCTAGCACTACCTTTACCGCTGCTACCGATTCAAATTCTATGGGTCAATCTCGTGACCGATGGTTTGCCAGCAATGGCTCTAGGTGTAGATCAACCCGAGAAGGATTTAATGGAACATAAGCCTCGTGGAGCGAAGGAGAACATATTTGGTCGTCGTCTAGGCTGGAAAATTATTAGCCGCGGATTTCTCATTGGGTTATGTACGCTTGGCGCATTCTGGCTAACGTTACGTATTGCTCCAGATCAACCTGGGCAGCTTATCAAAGCACAATCCGTTGCTTTTGCTACATTGGTGATAGCCCAATTGATCCATGTATTTGACTGCCGCAGTTCACGCTCGATATTTCATCGTAATCCGTTCCAGAATAAATATTTAGTCATAGCCGTGTTATCATCCTTAATTCTGATGCTGGCGGTATTTTATATTGAGCCACTTCAACCGATCTTCAAGACTGTACCACTTGGACTGCGTGAATGGGCACTTACGATTGTAGCTGCCAGTATTCCTACCTTCCTTATGGGAATCGGTAGTGTGTGGGGAGGCAATCGTCATAAACATCGTGGTAACGGTAGAATCGTGGTGAAAAGTACAAAGATTTCGGCATAAAATCAATACAACTGTCCCCTTCTTTCCGTTATGCTAACTTAAGTTAAGAGCAGGAATCGTGAAGGAGTGGGATCATGGAATTTACTAAAATGCATGGATTAGGTAACGATTTTGTTATTATATTTGGTGAACAAGAATTACCACATAACGCCGCAGAACTGGCTGAGAAATATTGCAATCGATTTTTTGGTATCGGTGCAGACGGCTTTGTATATATATTGCCTTCGGATATTGCCGATTATAAGATGAGGATTATCAATTCAGATGGGTCAGAAGCAGAACAATGTGGGAACGCAATTCGTTGTGTAGCTAAATATCTTTATGATCACGGATACGTTCAGAAGGAACATATTACGATTGAAACGTTAAGAGCAGGAGCACAGGCCGTACATCTTCAATTGAAGCATGGACAGGTAGACAAAATAACTGTTGATATGGGTGAACCTGTGTTGGAAGGGATCACAATCCCAACCACCGTAGATGCCAAAACCGTGGTGAACTATCCAGTGAAGGTAGATGGACGCGAATTCCGATTCACAGCCGTCTCGATGGGTAATCCGCATTGTGTCATTTATGTCGATGATGCGGCCTCTTTTGATCTGGGTACATGGGGACCTAAGCTCGAAGTACATCCTCTGTTTCCCAAAAAAGTGAATGTAGAGTTTACTACAGTACATGATCGCGGTAAAGTTGACATGCGTGTGTGGGAACGCGGCGTAGGCCCCACGTTAGCTTGTGGAACAGGCGCGTGTGCCACACTTGTGTCTTCTGTGTTAAATGGATATACCGATCGTTCTGCTTGGATCAGCCTCAAGGGTGGGGATCTATTCATTGAATGGAATGAAGAGGATAACCACGTCTATATGACCGGCCCAGCTTCAGTTGTATATAAGGGAACACTTGAAGTGTAGATCCACAGACACTAGAATTGTAAAGTTTAAACACATAGATCCAGATGTAGTGCTATCCGGCACATGTAGAGACAAAAAAATAACTCCGAGCACATCATGCGGAGTTATTTTTTTGTCTGCTTTTATTTTGTTCAACTATCGACGTGGTACACAGATAACTAAGCTGCCCGTAGTATTATTTGAAGCCAATCTAATGTTCACACAACGCAAACCGCTTTCACTTGTAAAAAAACTAATCCTAGGTGTGGGAAGCCCAAGAATATCTTTAACCGCTTGAGCATTTCGATTCCGAACCGCTGCTCTGAAAGCATCCGTATTAGCGGAAATTCTTGAAGTGTACAATTGATATGCATCCGAAACTATTAATAAATCATCACCTTGTTTAATTCTTACTTTTTTCAATGACTTCACCTCTTCTATCAGATTTAATATATTCTATTCACGTGATTCATAGAATGTTTGGGTATCACTCCGAAAGTGATCATACCCTGTAGAAACCTTTTTTATATGAAGCTTATCTTTGATAGGGATATATGTTACATTTATATGAAACTAGCGTGAGGGTGGAGGGGCATTTATGAAACCGGATTTGCGGCAAGCATGGGAGAACAATGTATTAATCGGTGATGGTGCAATGGGCACTTATTTATACAATTTAGGATTTCCTGTAGGTATTTCATATGAAGAGTTAAAC
The nucleotide sequence above comes from Paenibacillus sp. IHBB 10380. Encoded proteins:
- a CDS encoding calcium-translocating P-type ATPase, SERCA-type: MELKKWHQMRAEELQDMLGVQPQQGLTEEDVERVRKKNGWNELTEAKRISPIILFLNQFKDFMVLVLMGATLLSGMLGEYLDAITIIAIILLNGILGFVQEFRAERSLLALKQLSAPSAKVIRGGKLDVISTKLLVPGDIIVVESGDRIPADVRWLETNSCSVEESALTGESLPVSKHSQAIDEDEVPLGDQKNIGFMGTMMTRGTAKGIVVRTGMETEMGKIADLIQNTESQDTPLQHRLEQLGKILIIVSLALTVLVVVAGIMNGQPAVGMLLAGVSLAVAAIPEGLPAIVTVALALGVQRMIKRKAIVRKLPSVETLGCASVICSDKTGTLTQNKMTVTHVWVGGRDLEVTGDGYAPLGQILENKCPVELKNDQGLRRLLQIGTLCNNAEIVETVSDETGGKRKGKEEEETDSSWDLKGDPTEGALVALSSKMGMSPSSLNGLYKREEEFPFDSERKLMSVVVCHQGGRLLCTKGAPDVLLRKCSYILWEGKVVPCTGTLRQKVLDANEEMASKALRVLGTAYRDLRPQERVGSEGEAESQLIFVGLTGMIDPPRREVRDAIATCRRAGIKTVMITGDHGTTAEAIAHQLGIIPRGGLSMSGQELSGLSDEQLDAQVDHIYVYARVSPEHKLRIVKSLQRKGHVVAMTGDGVNDAPAIKASDIGIAMGITGTDVTKEASSLILSDDNFSTIVSAIEEGRNIYENIRKFIRYLLASNVGEILTMLFAMMLALPLPLLPIQILWVNLVTDGLPAMALGVDQPEKDLMEHKPRGAKENIFGRRLGWKIISRGFLIGLCTLGAFWLTLRIAPDQPGQLIKAQSVAFATLVIAQLIHVFDCRSSRSIFHRNPFQNKYLVIAVLSSLILMLAVFYIEPLQPIFKTVPLGLREWALTIVAASIPTFLMGIGSVWGGNRHKHRGNGRIVVKSTKISA
- the dapF gene encoding diaminopimelate epimerase, yielding MEFTKMHGLGNDFVIIFGEQELPHNAAELAEKYCNRFFGIGADGFVYILPSDIADYKMRIINSDGSEAEQCGNAIRCVAKYLYDHGYVQKEHITIETLRAGAQAVHLQLKHGQVDKITVDMGEPVLEGITIPTTVDAKTVVNYPVKVDGREFRFTAVSMGNPHCVIYVDDAASFDLGTWGPKLEVHPLFPKKVNVEFTTVHDRGKVDMRVWERGVGPTLACGTGACATLVSSVLNGYTDRSAWISLKGGDLFIEWNEEDNHVYMTGPASVVYKGTLEV